A region of Larus michahellis chromosome 15, bLarMic1.1, whole genome shotgun sequence DNA encodes the following proteins:
- the LOC141751762 gene encoding adenylate cyclase type 10-like — translation MTCDESLLECEEDASRLVPGFPIAYTPQNYGWRFDNSHTIYLHSDRLPECRGSTHLSTGFFCPLRPLVAHRVFADPNTDLRVPVRAPLVDAEGSDKFLIFGGDILKFAGDAVLVLWRTPPQEVARTISLVLHCSQQIQKKYGRRDTDVGQKIQLKIGISAGTMSLPVFGDESWQHFCIFGPCLAEVRDAKEVAGAGEVVLSATCWELCEQHRLRIKHLAGTRAVQVTGVDPMPWSECQDALRKLVQDPVRHRSKREGAMRPTLLLPSDLNAKDVLRKYIPVAALGKLDAGLPMDLLSELRPVTCIFVQLQLAAGTSSVHLSTVLKEASRVMLEILSPHKGHINKVLLCDKGCTFLCVLGLPGNKLPCESLHALQSALEIFDSCSTMLEERE, via the exons atgacatgtgatgaatcactatTGGAG TGCGAGGAGGATGCATCGCGCTTGGTACCCGGTTTCCCGATCGCCTACACTCCGCAGAATTATGGGTGGCGCTTCGACAATTCACACACCATCTACCTCCACTCTGAC CGTCTTCCCgagtgccggggcagcactcacctatcGACCGGCTTCTTCTGCCCCCTCCGTCCGTTGGTTGCTCATCGGGTATTCgctgatcccaacaccgatctgagggtccctgttcgggcgccacttgtcGACGCAGAAGGCTCGGACA agttcctgatttttggaggagacatcttgaagtttgctg gagatgctgtgctggtgctgtggagaacaccaccccaggaggtggccaggaccatcagcctggtgctgcactgtagccagcagatccagaagaagtacggaagacgtgacacagatgtggggcagaagatccaactgaagatag ggatctctgcagggaccatgagcctcccggttttcggagatgagagctggcaacacttctgcatttttggcccgtgcctggctgaagttcgtgacgccaaagaggttgcgggtgcaggtgaagttgtcctctcggccacctgctgggagctctgtgagcagcaccggctgaggatcaagcatctcgcaggcacaagagctgtgcag gtgacgggcgtggatccgatgccttggtccgaatgccaagacgccttacgcaagctcgtacaagacccagtgagacaccgctcaaaaagggaag gtgccatgaggcctactcttctcttgcccagtgacctgaacgccaaggatgtgcttaggaagtacataccagtcgctgctctcgggaag ctcgatgcaggactgcccatggatctcctctctgagctacggccagtcacctgcatctttgtccagctgcagcttgctgcaggtaccagctcggtgcatctcagcaccgtcctcaaggaggccagcagggtgatgctagaaatcctctctcctcacaagggccacatcaacaaagtcctcctgtgtgataaa ggctgcacgttcctctgcgtgctgggactccctggaaacaagctgccctgcgagagccttcacgccctgcagagtgctctggagatcttcgactcgtgctccaccatgctcgaggaaagagagtga
- the LOC141751763 gene encoding adenylate cyclase type 10-like translates to MFCGVTGHPLRHEYTVLGQKVNLAARMMVHYPGLVSCDAVTYAASRLPASYFKELPEREMKGLRQPGPVYQYVGVTEESIFGVGLTRKRSEYVPLLGRKQETDLFVSCLNAYRDSGQRNILAVEGTMGCGKSHLLAELASLGQDAGHRVVALELLEIDTRQPFSAIRMLMARALGLQDCESRGDRQRVLKTKLQGTIEESSYCLLNDIFGVKFPISDNVREMDETQRRLELHSTRVKVLEKTLTGDFGIFVIDNAHFIDPDSWFIMSPVLQKVSLFMVMSLAPGYEITESFRKAAADNATSQKITYLHLDKLKASVVMQKVCKDLGVVSIPRDLVRFLIRTSSGIPYYCEELLRCLRANDMLQFCTRRQSGKAKDNWESLITSAAEASSLAATWSSEAQNDGRVCLLRPGVTLENTALPIPLKGKEPSAALPAVGCAGAPSRGRGWREAGHPCAAESPSQRGGSAGKAAPVPPETGLGLQAAAFPSCEPAGCSPSAGRREKVIRATLKWLPFLTKTNTLLGKGFDLPLSQL, encoded by the exons atgttctgcggagtcactggccacccgctgagacacgaatacacag tccttggccagaaggtgaacttggctgcccggatgatggtgcactaccctgggctggtgtcctgtgatgcagtgacctacgccgcctcccggctgcccgcttcctacttcaaggagctgccggagagagagatgaaaggcctcaggcagcctggccctgtctatcaatacgtgggggtcaccgaggagag catctttggcgtgggtcttaccaggaagaggtcggagtacgtccccttgctgg gtcggaagcaggagactgacctctttgtcagctgcttgaacgcctatagggattcaggccaaaggaacatcctggcggttgagggcacgatgggctgtggaaagagccacttacttgctgaactggcctctctaggccaggatgctggccacag ggtggttgccctggaactgctggagatcgacacgaggcagcccttctctgccatccgcatgctgatggccagggccctgggcctccaggactgtgaatcgcgcggcgacaggcagcgcgtgctgaagacaaagctgcaagggacaatcgaagagagcagctactgcctcctcaatgacattttcggtgtcaag ttccccatttcggacaatgttcgcgagatggatgaaactcaaagaagactggaattgcactcgactcgggtgaaagtgctggagaag acccttacaggagattttggcatatttgtcatcgacaatgcccatttcatcgaccctgactcctggttcatcatgtcacccgtgctccagaaggtctccctcttcatggtcatgagcttagccccaggctacgagataaccgagagctttcgcaaagccgcagcagacaacgccacgtcccagaaaatcacttatcttcatctggacaagctgaaagcttcagttgtgatgcagaaagtctgcaaggacctcggagtggtcagcatccccagggatctggtgag gttcctgatccgaaccagctcagggatcccatattactgcgaggagctgctgcgctgccttcgtgccaacgacatgctccagttctgcacccggaggcagtctggaaaagcaaaggacaactgggagagcctgatca catctgcagccgaggcttcatccctcgcggcaacctggagctccgaggcgcagaatgacgggagggtctgcctcctcaggccaggcgtgaccctggagaacaccgcgctgcccatccccttgaaaggtaaggagccgagcgccgctctgccggctgtcggctgtgctggggctccttcccggggcaggggctggagggaggccgggcatccgtgtgctgcagagtcaccctctcagcgtgggggctctgctgggaaggcggctccggtcccaccagaaacaggcctggggctgcaggcagccgctttcccctcctgtgagcctgctggctgctctccgtcagcaggtaggagagaaaaggttatccgtgcaacactgaaatggctcccttttctcaccaaaacaaatactttgctgggaaaaggctttgacttgcctctgtcccaactttga